The Cucumis melo cultivar AY chromosome 6, USDA_Cmelo_AY_1.0, whole genome shotgun sequence genome includes a region encoding these proteins:
- the LOC103490978 gene encoding uncharacterized protein LOC103490978 → MAEPNTVELAKQRCKAIMDIIETLPSSTNISVSCTQTLQKLALRELNFLSRCSFSSSTPLSLNIGHLEAIVHILQHPSVTGISRVCKPIPSSSSSKAVYVDIICTLNRNPVWVIVSDRKPRYISWYKGHRSKGLKSRLEEVIDAAGSLQALEPCSIILFFSHGLDQFILERLRDEFKATEFHFNFSDFDFGFSEIDGDWINVLSRSYEEACVLEIKVSDRNCGATSSNYNSKVCSSGVDEPDILNSNTEIDLGDSFCSVVMAMKPNPMNGIEDMESANLEQLLGGDSDLINFDTTALIALVSGISNGCAAKLLATPENELKQKYKSNYDFVIGQAMSEIKKPILVELGSLLSGKRGIICQSVHSEFKELITMCGGPNEKSRANHLLKHIMVVLDMVSKRMTCLPTTRKLALKNKVVFGTGDYWNAPTLTANMSFVRAVSQTGMSLFTFEHRPRALTGD, encoded by the exons ATGGCAGAACCAAATACAGTAGAATTGGCCAAGCAAAGATGCAAAGCGATTATGGACATAATCGAAACCCTACCTTCTTCCACCAACATCTCCGTTTCATGTACCCAAACTCTCCAAAAATTAGCTCTTCGCGAGCTCAACTTCCTCTCTCGCTGCTCCTTTTCGTCTTCCACCCCTCTCAG CTTGAATATTGGGCACCTTGAAGCTATTGTTCACATTCTTCAACACCCTTCCGTCACTGGAATTTCACGTGTTTGTAAGCCGATTCCATCTTCCTCCTCTTCGAAAGCTGTTTATGTTGATATAATTTGCACTTTGAATAGGAATCCTGTGTGGGTTATTGTTTCCGATAGAAAACCTAGGTATATTTCTTGGTACAAGGGCCATAGAAGTAAGGGCTTGAAATCTCGACTTGAGGAAGTGATTGATGCTGCTGGCTCTTTGCAAGCCTTAGAACCTTGCTcgatcattttgtttttttcgcATGGGCTTGATCAGTTTATTCTGGAAAGACTCCGGGATGAATTTAAAGCCACTGAGTTTCATTTCAATTTCTCGGATTTTGATTTTGGTTTCTCTGAGATTGATGGTGATTGGATTAATGTGCTTTCAAGAAGCTATGAAGAAGCTTGTGTTCTTGAAATAAAAGTTAGTGATAGGAATTGTGGGGCTACGAGTTCAAATTATAACAGTAAAGTATGTTCTAGTGGTGTGGATGAGCCAGATATCTTGAACAGCAATACCGAGATAGATCTTGGGGATTCTTTCTGCTCTGTTGTTATGGCAATGAAGCCTAATCCTATGAACGGTATCGAAGATATGGAGTCCGCAAATTTGGAACAATTGTTGGGTGGTGATAGtgatttaataaattttgataCCACGGCGTTGATTGCATTAGTGTCCGGCATTAGTAATGGCTGTGCTGCTAAATTATTGGCTACCCCAGAGAATGAATTGAAACAGAAGTACAAGAGTAACTATGATTTTGTGATTGGTCAG GCAATGTCAGAAATTAAGAAGCCTATTCTTGTGGAGCTGGGTTCTCTATTGTCTGGAAAAAGAGGCATAATATGCCAGAGTGTTCACTCTGAGTTCAAGGAACTTATAACAATGTGTGGAGGGCCGAATGAGAAGTCCAGAGCAAACCACTTACTAAAACACATCAT GGTTGTGCTGGACATGGTGTCTAAACGCATGACATGTCTCCCGACCACAAGAAAGTTAGCTTTGAAGAACAAGGTTGTGTTCGGCACTGGTGACTACTGGAATGCCCCGACCTTAACTGCTAACATGTCATTTGTTCGAGCAGTATCGCAGACTGGGATGTCCCTTTTTACCTTTGAGCATAGGCCACGAGCTTTAACTGGCGACTAG
- the LOC103490981 gene encoding uncharacterized protein LOC103490981 isoform X1 — translation MLNRWELIKNSGNFCMKKLGFISHIPPFCSKKDSECLENMGRTSILKCVFRAFDADFFNNTKRDEVLKGAEEVNVPTIRANRKLVASENGGLHNPSPLVFNPEWANENARHKSKRFCYPPVHGVKRPNNEDDIAFMSVLELGELIKTEQISSQELVRIFLQRLKRYNHVLEAVVSFTEELAYKQAKEADELFAQGVYLGPLHGIPYGLKDIISVPGYKTTWGSKSFKEQVIDVEAWVYKQLKSAGAVLVAKLVTGSLAYDDIWFGGRTRNPWNIEEFTTGSSAGPAACTSAGMVPFAIGSETVGSMTYPAARCGVTAIRPTFGTVGRSGVMSISESLDKLGPFCRNAVDCAVVLDVIRGKDPHDLSSVESSLDDPFSIDISKLTVGYVDDADMEVVQILSSKGVNMIPFNLSYSVDSVQGIVNFTMDVDMLAHFDEWQRLGLDDEYEAQDQWPTELRRARLIPAVDYVQAQRARGKLIREIRESFNVDALIGNATDWEKVCMGNLVGLPIIVVPTGFKNISNPPSTGTTRRKVTITSGIYAPPHRDHIALALAMAYQSATDHHRARPPIDDLGPNDVLPDPPLVSIPPRLLHLRI, via the exons ATGTTAAACAGATGGGAACTTATAAAAAATTCTGGAAACTTTTGTATGAAAAAGTTGGGGTTCATAAGCCATATTCCTCCTTTCTGCAG CAAGAAAGACTCTGAATGTTTGGAGAATATGGGGAGAACATCTATTCTAAAATGTGTATTTAGAGCATTTGATGCAGATTTCTTCAACAACACTAAG AGGGATGAGGTTTTAAAGGGAGCTGAGGAAGTTAATGTGCCTACAATCAGAGCCAATCGGAAGCTAGTTGCTTCTGAAAATGGTGGTCTGCATAATCCTTCCCCTTTGGTGTTCAACCCTGAGTGGGCAAATGAAAACGCTCGACATAAGAGCAAAAGGTTCTGTTATCCTCCTGTTCATGGAGTAAAGAGACCAAACAATGAAGATGATATTGCTTTCATGAGT GTTCTTGAACTTGGAGAACTGATTAAAACGGAGCAGATTTCATCTCAGGAGCTTGTTCGAATTTTTCTGCAGAGATTGAAAAG GTACAACCATGTTCTTGAAGCTGTAGTTTCTTTTACTGAAGAACTTGCTTACAAACAAGCGAAAGAGGCTGATGAACTGTTTGCTCAAGGAGTGTATTTAG GTCCACTGCATGGAATTCCATATGGGTTGAAGGATATAATATCTGTTCCAGGATACAAAACAACTTGGGGTTCAAAAAGTTTTAAAGAACAAGTAATTGATGTTGAAGCTTGGGTTTATAAGCA GTTGAAGTCAGCAGGTGCTGTTCTTGTTGCAAAACTTGTTACAGGATCGCTTGCATATGATGACATCTGGTTTGGTGGGCGGACGAGGAACCCGTGGAACATTGAGGAGTTCACCACAGGGTCATCAGCTGGACCTGCAGCATGTACTTCTGCAG GTATGGTTCCATTTGCAATTGGATCAGAGACAGTTGGTTCAATGACTTATCCTGCAGCTCGATGTGGAGTTACTGCAATCCGCCCAACGTTTGGAACAGTTGGTCGCAGTGGAGTAATGAGTATTTCTGAAAGCTTG GATAAGCTTGGTCCATTTTGTAGAAACGCTGTTGATTGTGCAGTCGTTTTGGATGTCATAAGAGGAAAGGATCCACATGACCTCTCCTCAGTTGAGAGTTCTCTTGATGATCCATTCTCCATAGACATTTCTAAACTTACTGTTGGATATGTTGACGATGCTGACATGGAG GTTGTTCAGATTCTTTCCTCTAAGGGTGTTAATATGATTCCATTCAACTTGTCTTATTCTGTCGACTCTGTTCAAGGCATTGTTAACTTTACTATGGATGTTGATATGTTGGCTCATTTTGACGAATGGCAACGTTTGGGGCTTGATGATGAATATGAAGCTCAAGACCAATGGCCAACTGAACTCCGTCGTGCACGTTTAATCCCTGCAGTAGATTATGTTCAG GCACAGAGAGCAAGGGGAAAGCTAATTAGAGAAATTAGAGAAAGTTTCAACGTTGATGCTTTAATTGGCAATGCCACTGACTGGGAGAAAGTTTGTATGGGAAATCTTGTTGGTCTGCCTATTATTGTTGTTCCAACAGGTTTCAAAAATATCTCAAACCCACCTTCAACTGGCACCACAAGAAGAAAAGTCACCATTACCTCTGGCATTTATGCTCCACCTCACAGGGATCACATT GCTTTAGCTTTGGCTATGGCTTACCAATCTGCAACTGATCACCACAGAGCAAGGCCACCAATAGATGACTTGGGGCCCAATGACGTTCTTCCAGATCCACCTTTGGTATCTATTCCTCCAAGGTTATTGCACCTTCGAATATGA
- the LOC103490981 gene encoding uncharacterized protein LOC103490981 isoform X2 produces MGTYKKFWKLLYEKVGVHKPYSSFLQDSKKDSECLENMGRTSILKCVFRAFDADFFNNTKRDEVLKGAEEVNVPTIRANRKLVASENGGLHNPSPLVFNPEWANENARHKSKRFCYPPVHGVKRPNNEDDIAFMSVLELGELIKTEQISSQELVRIFLQRLKRYNHVLEAVVSFTEELAYKQAKEADELFAQGVYLGPLHGIPYGLKDIISVPGYKTTWGSKSFKEQVIDVEAWVYKQLKSAGAVLVAKLVTGSLAYDDIWFGGRTRNPWNIEEFTTGSSAGPAACTSAGMVPFAIGSETVGSMTYPAARCGVTAIRPTFGTVGRSGVMSISESLDKLGPFCRNAVDCAVVLDVIRGKDPHDLSSVESSLDDPFSIDISKLTVGYVDDADMEVVQILSSKGVNMIPFNLSYSVDSVQGIVNFTMDVDMLAHFDEWQRLGLDDEYEAQDQWPTELRRARLIPAVDYVQAQRARGKLIREIRESFNVDALIGNATDWEKVCMGNLVGLPIIVVPTGFKNISNPPSTGTTRRKVTITSGIYAPPHRDHIALALAMAYQSATDHHRARPPIDDLGPNDVLPDPPLVSIPPRLLHLRI; encoded by the exons ATGGGAACTTATAAAAAATTCTGGAAACTTTTGTATGAAAAAGTTGGGGTTCATAAGCCATATTCCTCCTTTCTGCAG GACAGCAAGAAAGACTCTGAATGTTTGGAGAATATGGGGAGAACATCTATTCTAAAATGTGTATTTAGAGCATTTGATGCAGATTTCTTCAACAACACTAAG AGGGATGAGGTTTTAAAGGGAGCTGAGGAAGTTAATGTGCCTACAATCAGAGCCAATCGGAAGCTAGTTGCTTCTGAAAATGGTGGTCTGCATAATCCTTCCCCTTTGGTGTTCAACCCTGAGTGGGCAAATGAAAACGCTCGACATAAGAGCAAAAGGTTCTGTTATCCTCCTGTTCATGGAGTAAAGAGACCAAACAATGAAGATGATATTGCTTTCATGAGT GTTCTTGAACTTGGAGAACTGATTAAAACGGAGCAGATTTCATCTCAGGAGCTTGTTCGAATTTTTCTGCAGAGATTGAAAAG GTACAACCATGTTCTTGAAGCTGTAGTTTCTTTTACTGAAGAACTTGCTTACAAACAAGCGAAAGAGGCTGATGAACTGTTTGCTCAAGGAGTGTATTTAG GTCCACTGCATGGAATTCCATATGGGTTGAAGGATATAATATCTGTTCCAGGATACAAAACAACTTGGGGTTCAAAAAGTTTTAAAGAACAAGTAATTGATGTTGAAGCTTGGGTTTATAAGCA GTTGAAGTCAGCAGGTGCTGTTCTTGTTGCAAAACTTGTTACAGGATCGCTTGCATATGATGACATCTGGTTTGGTGGGCGGACGAGGAACCCGTGGAACATTGAGGAGTTCACCACAGGGTCATCAGCTGGACCTGCAGCATGTACTTCTGCAG GTATGGTTCCATTTGCAATTGGATCAGAGACAGTTGGTTCAATGACTTATCCTGCAGCTCGATGTGGAGTTACTGCAATCCGCCCAACGTTTGGAACAGTTGGTCGCAGTGGAGTAATGAGTATTTCTGAAAGCTTG GATAAGCTTGGTCCATTTTGTAGAAACGCTGTTGATTGTGCAGTCGTTTTGGATGTCATAAGAGGAAAGGATCCACATGACCTCTCCTCAGTTGAGAGTTCTCTTGATGATCCATTCTCCATAGACATTTCTAAACTTACTGTTGGATATGTTGACGATGCTGACATGGAG GTTGTTCAGATTCTTTCCTCTAAGGGTGTTAATATGATTCCATTCAACTTGTCTTATTCTGTCGACTCTGTTCAAGGCATTGTTAACTTTACTATGGATGTTGATATGTTGGCTCATTTTGACGAATGGCAACGTTTGGGGCTTGATGATGAATATGAAGCTCAAGACCAATGGCCAACTGAACTCCGTCGTGCACGTTTAATCCCTGCAGTAGATTATGTTCAG GCACAGAGAGCAAGGGGAAAGCTAATTAGAGAAATTAGAGAAAGTTTCAACGTTGATGCTTTAATTGGCAATGCCACTGACTGGGAGAAAGTTTGTATGGGAAATCTTGTTGGTCTGCCTATTATTGTTGTTCCAACAGGTTTCAAAAATATCTCAAACCCACCTTCAACTGGCACCACAAGAAGAAAAGTCACCATTACCTCTGGCATTTATGCTCCACCTCACAGGGATCACATT GCTTTAGCTTTGGCTATGGCTTACCAATCTGCAACTGATCACCACAGAGCAAGGCCACCAATAGATGACTTGGGGCCCAATGACGTTCTTCCAGATCCACCTTTGGTATCTATTCCTCCAAGGTTATTGCACCTTCGAATATGA